One region of Culex pipiens pallens isolate TS chromosome 2, TS_CPP_V2, whole genome shotgun sequence genomic DNA includes:
- the LOC120418690 gene encoding nidogen, giving the protein MKILLVAVLGPLLVQAIGSRDLYSYINEPSEILPRGDEEFAEVKLDTPAHFYSEKYDTLYINTNGILSFGSEFMNFLNLPFPIEYPAIAPFYSNVDTTLPNDTAAIVYFRSADGELLDRVGELVRSSFAEAGDFEAREVFVGTWEHVGHFNMKNDVTNSFQMALILGEEETYVQFLYPEHGINWIQGDTGDSGLPDVRAQAGFISEDGRFFQLQGSGTDNIKHLTVSSNMGEAGSWLFKVGPLDQEENVLEPNMIDEGALREPRTCAEGGHFKCHSAASCTDTRSGYCCTCKAGYYGNGFSCVKNDVPLRVVGAVKGSLNDWTIDTQMQSYVVMADGRTYTALSPLEDDIGTTLQLAQVIGASIGWLFAKPIGNVLNGYQVTGGKFNQTTTISFDGSHDNLRVDLIFNGLNLWDQLAVDIHIEGQVPQIPLGDKLHIEDYAEIYQKASKDRLESYTSHKVHIPSEDRELSYTIHQVITFESCKFLETDSAANRVATLKTSKINLGYEPREKAIRMGMLSKVTSGERLNPCDDANCGANTVCVPNGDDSYDCNCKNGFTYVPYAANDRVNCVDIDECSGVNICDENAQCINEPGGYNCVCHPGFEGNGYQCERARSSTSSVIVVTPPNTYYEVDTPREPEHREAPQEDDRCEYCSEFADCINGRCECKTGYAGDGFVCENPCDADHVWNGETCVRQGSTEEYEIAPFCTVQGCTCPTGYALIEYAFDQICRLLEAQPEDPDLPSCDVENNCSPSANCEWDEHQYRYQCVCNPGYDGNGYTCVEKEVSCLDEEDICDQHATCNYIVSLKKSICVCNKGYEGDGRTCHLAPECAEDDDCGMNSLCSDGLCVCQDGFERDISDFCVRTGSCGGAYCAENAICMLERRQNIQYCHCPDGFVGDGIHSCKSIPPPCNIRNNCGLHASCEPDYNNPSVYECKCNAGYFGDGFLCTPERNCRNIPSLCDPNAKCVSTTSGYQCICNQDYIGNGSVCSTAPRLDSGFLLISQGVANVKVPFSGARGLPVTMAQMAIGVDKDCATGRIFWSDISAKQIFSCKYDGTDRKPFITKDIVSPEGVAVDWISRRLYWTDSAKDTIEVASLDDPDLRTIIVSKYLVNPRGIAVDPHQSKLYWSDWNRESPKIEWSNLDGTEREVLVSGPQVELPNSIQVAPGTGELCYADAGTKKIECVDTYSKRIRTVASNLTYPFGLAITDDHFYWTDWTTKKVESINTYGERQKGIPSPVFGSHKMYGMTAVTDKCPLFHSPCVINNGDCPEKRICLTNPRAPSGRGCKCADESNCNDVIMDY; this is encoded by the exons ATCAACACCAACGGCATCCTCTCGTTCGGGTCGGAGTTCATGAACTTCCTCAACCTGCCCTTCCCGATCGAGTACCCGGCGATCGCGCCGTTCTACTCGAACGTGGACACCACCCTGCCGAACGACACCGCCGCGATCGTGTACTTCCGATCTGCTGATGGGGAGCTGCTGGACCGGGTTGGGGAGTTGGTTCGGAGTAGTTTCGCCGAAGCGGGGGACTTTGAGGCAAGGGAGGTGTTTGTCGGGACTTGGGAGCACGTTGGGCACTTCAACATGAAGAACGACGTCACGAACTCTTTTCAAATGGCGTTGATCCTGGGCGAGGAGGAGACGTACGTGCAGTTCTTGTATCCGGAGCATGGGATCAACTGGATTCAGGGCGATACGGGGGATTCCGGGTTGCCGGATGTGCGGGCGCAGGCTGGGTTCATCTCGGAGGACGGTCGGTTCTTCCAGCTGCAGGGATCGGGAACGGATAAT ATCAAGCACTTGACGGTATCGTCAAACATGGGCGAAGCTGGCTCGTGGTTGTTCAAGGTCGGACCGCTGGATCAGGAGGAGAATGTCCTGGAGCCGAACATGATCGATGAGGGTGCGCTGAGGGAACCTCGAACCTGTGCCGAGGGTGGTCACTTTAAGTGTCATTCTGCGGCGTCCTGTACGGACACACGCAGTGGATACTGTTGCACGTGCAAAGCTGGATATTACGGTAATGGGTTCAGCTGCGTCAAGAACGATGTTCCGCTGAGAGTTGTGGGAGCTGTGAAGGGTTCGCTGAATGACTGGACGATCGATACCCAGATGCAGTCGTACGTGGTCATGGCTGACGGAAGGACATATACGGCGCTTAGCCCGTTAGAAGACGACATCGGTACTACGCTGCAACTGGCTCAAGTGATCGGTGCCAGCATTGGATGGCTGTTCGCAAAACCCATTGGAAACGTGCTCAACGGCTACCAGGTCACCGGTGGAAAGTTCAACCAAACAACCACGATCAGCTTCGATGGATCCCACGACAACCTGCGAGTTGACCTGATCTTCAACGGCTTAAACTTGTGGGATCAACTGGCGGTAGACATCCACATCGAAGGCCAAGTTCCGCAGATCCCACTTGGAGACAAGCTCCACATCGAAGACTACGCCGAGATCTACCAGAAGGCCAGCAAAGATCGCCTGGAGTCTTACACCTCGCACAAGGTTCACATTCCGTCGGAGGATCGCGAGCTGTCGTACACCATCCACCAGGTGATCACGTTCGAATCTTGCAAGTTCCTGGAGACTGACAGCGCAGCGAATCGCGTCGCAACGCTGAAGACCAGCAAGATCAACCTGGGCTACGAACCTCGCGAGAAGGCAATCCGCATGGGAATGCTGAGCAAGGTCACCTCCGGAGAGCGGCTGAACCCTTGCGACGACGCAAACTGTGGAGCAAACACGGTCTGCGTGCCGAACGGAGACGATTCGTATGACT GCAACTGCAAGAACGGCTTCACGTACGTGCCGTACGCGGCCAACGATCGCGTCAACTGCGTCGACATCGACGAATGCTCCGGCGTGAACATCTGCGACGAGAACGCGCAGTGCATCAACGAGCCGGGCGGCTACAACTGCGTGTGCCATCCGGGCTTCGAAGGTAACGGGTACCAGTGCGAGCGGGCGAGATCGTCGACCAGCTCGGTGATCGTGGTTACGCCGCCGAACACGTACTACGAGGTGGACACGCCACGGGAACCGGAACACCGGGAAGCGCCGCAGGAAGACGATCGGTGCGAA TACTGCTCGGAGTTTGCGGACTGCATCAACGGACGCTGTGAGTGCAAAACCGGCTACGCTGGAGATGGATTCGTGTGCGAGAACCCGTGCGATGCGGATCACGTGTGGAACGGTGAGACCTGCGTTCGACAAGGCTCCACTGAAGAGT ACGAGATCGCGCCCTTCTGCACAGTTCAGGGTTGTACCTGTCCTACCGGATACGCCTTGATCGAGTACGCATTCGATCAGATCTGTCGGCTGTTGGAGGCTCAGCCGGAAGATCCGGATCTTCCGTCGTGTGACGTCGAGAACAATTGTAGTCCTTCGGCAAACTGTGAGTGGGACGAGCATCAGTACCGGTACCAGTGCGTGTGCAATCCCGGATACGACGGTAACGGTTACACCTGCGTTGAGAAGGAGGTGTCCTGCCTGGACGAGGAGGACATCTGCGATCAGCACGCGACCTGCAACTACATCGTCAGCTTGAAGAAATCGATCTGCGTGTGCAACAAGGGATACGAAGGAGACGGTCGAACATGCCATCTTGCTCCAGAATGTGCCGAGGACGATGACTGCGGAATGAACTCACTCTGTTCGGACGGACTATGCGTTTGTCAGGACGGGTTCGAGCGGGACATTTCCGACTTTTGCGTGCGCACCGGATCTTGCGGAGGAGCGTACTGTGCGGAGAACGCCATCTGCATGCTGGAGAGAAGACAAAACATCCAGTACTGTCACTGTCCGGACGGATTCGTTGGAGATGGAATCCATTCGTGCAAGTCGATTCCACCTCCCTGTAACATCCGGAACAACTGCGGACTGCACGCATCCTGCGAGCCGGACTACAA CAATCCCTCTGTCTACGAGTGCAAGTGCAACGCCGGATACTTCGGAGATGGATTCCTATGTACTCCGGAACGGAACTGTCGCAACATCCCGAGCTTGTGCGATCCCAACGCCAAGTGTGTTTCCACGACCAGCGGATACCAGTGCATCTGTAACCAGG ACTACATCGGCAACGGAAGCGTTTGCAGCACTGCTCCACGGCTCGATTCCGGATTCCTGCTGATCAGTCAGGGTGTCGCCAACGTTAAGGTTCCGTTCAGCGGAGCTCGTGGTCTCCCGGTGACCATGGCCCAGATGGCGATCGGAGTGGATAAGGACTGCGCAACGGGTCGCATTTTCTGGAGCGATATCTCCGCTAAGCAGATCTTCAGCTGCAAGTACGATGGAACCGATCGCAAGCCGTTCATCACCAAGGACATCGTATCCCCTGAGGGAGTTGCTGTCGATTGGATCTCACGCCGTCTTTATTGGACGGATTCAGCAAAAGACACGATCGAGGTGGCGAGCTTGGACGATCCGGACCTCCGCACGATCATCGTTTCCAAGTACCTGGTGAACCCGCGAGGTATCGCCGTTGATCCTCACCAGAGCAAGCTGTACTGGTCGGACTGGAATCGCGAGAGCCCCAAGATCGAGTGGTCCAACCTGGACGGTACCGAACGGGAAGTCCTGGTCAGCGGACCCCAGGTTGAACTTCCCAACAGCATACAGGTTGCACCGGGCACCGGCGAGCTCTGCTACGCCGATGCCGGAACCAAGAAGATCGAGTGCGTTGATACCTACTCCAAGCGCATCCGGACCGTGGCGAGCAACCTAACCTATCCCTTCGGACTCGCCATTACGGACGATCACTTCTACTGGACCGACTGGACCAC CAAAAAGGTCGAATCGATCAACACGTACGGCGAGCGGCAAAAGGGCATCCCGTCGCCCGTTTTCGGCAGCCACAAGATGTACGGAATGACGGCCGTCACGGACAAGTGTCCGCTGTTCCACAGCCCGTGTGTCATCAACAACGGGGACTGCCCGGAGAAGCGCATCTGTCTGACGAACCCGCGAGCGCCGTCCGGCCGGGGCTGCAAGTGCGCGGACGAGTCCAACTGTAACGATGTTATTATGGACTATTGA